From the Amycolatopsis thermoflava N1165 genome, one window contains:
- a CDS encoding trypsin-like serine peptidase — MKRTGIRALVLAAVAAVTTAVFNAPATAAPGPAVHVHGAGAAEYWTPEKMRSAKPLDGLVTAARDLSADVRAAVPRLLPSRTSKVSTGDPWTGGGAVTHTAGRVFFTFNGSPASCSGDAVTSANRSVVITAGHCVKYQGSWHTNWVFVPGYDNGNAPYGEWAATTTLTTPQWQASEDLNYDVGAAVVAPLNGQYLTDVVGSQGVAFNQPRGQAMYSFGYPAEPPYDGSELTYCAGRTFNDTFGSNDLGMRCNMTGGSSGGPWFLSFNEATGTGIQNSVNSFGYTFLPGVMFGPYFGADAEALYNAAAAR, encoded by the coding sequence ATGAAGCGAACAGGTATCCGGGCACTGGTCCTCGCGGCGGTCGCCGCGGTCACCACGGCAGTGTTCAACGCGCCCGCCACGGCGGCGCCCGGCCCGGCGGTCCACGTCCACGGCGCCGGTGCCGCGGAGTACTGGACGCCGGAGAAGATGCGCTCGGCCAAGCCGCTCGACGGCCTGGTGACCGCCGCGCGGGACCTCAGCGCCGACGTCCGCGCCGCGGTGCCGCGCCTGCTCCCGTCGCGGACCTCGAAGGTCAGCACCGGCGACCCGTGGACCGGCGGCGGCGCGGTCACGCACACCGCGGGACGGGTGTTCTTCACCTTCAACGGTTCCCCGGCCTCCTGCAGCGGGGACGCGGTGACCAGCGCCAACCGCAGCGTCGTCATCACCGCCGGGCACTGCGTGAAGTACCAGGGCAGCTGGCACACCAACTGGGTCTTCGTGCCGGGCTACGACAACGGCAACGCCCCGTACGGCGAGTGGGCCGCCACCACGACCCTCACCACGCCGCAGTGGCAGGCGAGCGAGGACCTCAACTACGACGTCGGCGCCGCCGTCGTCGCCCCGCTCAACGGCCAGTACCTCACCGATGTCGTCGGTTCGCAGGGCGTCGCGTTCAACCAGCCGCGCGGCCAGGCGATGTACAGCTTCGGCTACCCGGCCGAGCCGCCGTACGACGGCAGCGAGCTGACCTACTGCGCCGGCCGGACCTTCAACGACACGTTCGGCAGCAACGACCTCGGAATGCGCTGCAACATGACCGGTGGCTCCAGCGGCGGCCCGTGGTTCCTCAGCTTCAACGAGGCGACCGGGACCGGCATCCAGAACTCGGTGAACAGCTTCGGCTACACGTTCCTGCCCGGCGTGATGTTCGGCCCGTACTTCGGCGCGGACGCCGAGGCGCTCTACAACGCGGCGGCCGCGCGCTAA
- a CDS encoding glutamate synthase subunit beta — MADPKGFLKYERVEPPKRPKEHRAEDWREVYVDLEPAERDQQVRTQATRCMDCGIPFCHSAGSGCPLGNLIPEWNDLVRRGDWTAASDRLHATNNFPEFTGKLCPAPCEAGCTLSISPLSGGPVAIKRVEATIAEKSWELGLAQPQIAEVASGQRVAVVGSGPAGLAAAQQLTRAGHDVTVFERDDRLGGLLRYGIPEFKMEKKHLDKRLAQLKKEGTQFVTGCEVGVDITVEELRARYDAVVLAVGALRGRDDTTTPGRELKGIHLAMEHLVPANKQCEGDGPSPIHAHGKHVVIIGGGDTGADSYGTAIRQGAASVVQLDQYPMPPTTRDDERSPWPTWPYVLRTYPAHEEGGERKFGVAVRRFVGDENGHVRAIELQQVKVVKDPETGRREVLPVSDEIEEIPADLVLFAIGFEGVEHMRLLDDLGIQLTRRGTISCGPDWQTEAPGVFVCGDAHRGASLVVWAIAEGRSVANAVDAYLTGASDLPAPVHPTALPLAVV; from the coding sequence GTGGCTGACCCCAAGGGCTTCCTGAAGTACGAGCGGGTCGAGCCGCCCAAGCGCCCCAAGGAGCACCGCGCCGAGGACTGGCGCGAGGTCTACGTCGACCTCGAACCGGCCGAGCGCGACCAGCAGGTGCGTACCCAGGCCACCCGCTGCATGGACTGCGGCATCCCGTTCTGCCACTCGGCCGGTTCCGGATGCCCGCTGGGCAACCTGATCCCGGAGTGGAACGACCTGGTGCGCCGCGGTGACTGGACCGCGGCCAGCGACCGGCTGCACGCCACCAACAACTTCCCGGAGTTCACCGGGAAGCTGTGCCCGGCGCCGTGCGAGGCGGGCTGCACGCTGTCCATCTCGCCGCTGTCCGGCGGGCCGGTCGCGATCAAGCGCGTCGAGGCGACGATCGCGGAGAAGTCGTGGGAGCTGGGCCTGGCCCAGCCGCAGATCGCCGAGGTGGCCAGCGGTCAGCGCGTCGCCGTGGTCGGGTCCGGCCCGGCCGGGCTCGCCGCCGCCCAGCAGCTCACCCGCGCCGGGCACGACGTGACGGTCTTCGAGCGGGACGACCGGCTCGGCGGGCTGCTCCGCTACGGCATCCCCGAGTTCAAGATGGAGAAGAAGCACCTCGACAAGCGCCTGGCTCAGCTCAAGAAGGAGGGCACGCAGTTCGTCACGGGCTGCGAGGTGGGCGTCGACATCACCGTCGAGGAGCTTCGGGCGCGCTACGACGCGGTCGTGCTCGCCGTCGGCGCGCTGCGCGGCCGCGACGACACCACCACGCCCGGCCGGGAGCTCAAGGGCATCCACCTGGCGATGGAGCACCTGGTGCCGGCCAACAAGCAGTGCGAGGGCGACGGCCCGTCGCCGATCCACGCGCACGGCAAGCACGTGGTGATCATCGGCGGCGGTGACACCGGCGCCGACTCCTACGGCACCGCGATCCGCCAGGGCGCGGCCTCGGTGGTCCAGCTGGACCAGTACCCGATGCCGCCGACGACCCGCGACGACGAGCGGTCGCCGTGGCCGACGTGGCCGTACGTGCTGCGCACCTACCCGGCGCACGAGGAGGGCGGCGAGCGGAAGTTCGGCGTCGCCGTGCGGCGGTTCGTGGGCGACGAGAACGGGCACGTCCGCGCGATCGAGCTGCAGCAGGTCAAGGTCGTGAAGGACCCGGAGACCGGGCGCCGCGAGGTGCTGCCGGTGTCGGACGAGATCGAGGAGATCCCGGCCGACCTGGTGCTGTTCGCCATCGGATTCGAGGGCGTGGAGCACATGCGGCTGCTCGACGACCTGGGCATCCAGCTGACCCGGCGCGGCACCATCTCGTGCGGCCCGGACTGGCAGACCGAGGCCCCTGGCGTGTTCGTCTGCGGTGACGCCCACCGCGGCGCCTCGCTGGTCGTGTGGGCGATCGCGGAGGGCCGCTCGGTGGCCAACGCCGTCGACGCCTATCTGACCGGCGCGTCGGACCTGCCCGCCCCGGTGCACCCGACGGCTCTGCCGCTCGCTGTGGTGTAA
- a CDS encoding GNAT family N-acetyltransferase: MLKGEKVGLRARYDEDIPILRTELYDDVVNGSRAESRPWRPISPSSKDQRLHVDDSVTDHVPFSVVELAGATLIGTATLWGIDTHHRSAHVGLGLLPSARGKGYGSDVVAVLCHYGFVVRGLQRLQIETLADNFAMLRAAERNGFVREGVLRKSAWVMGEFLDEVLLGLLAHEWTAR; this comes from the coding sequence ATGCTGAAGGGCGAGAAGGTCGGGCTGCGGGCCCGGTACGACGAGGACATCCCGATCCTGCGGACCGAGCTCTACGACGACGTCGTCAACGGTTCCCGGGCCGAAAGCCGGCCGTGGCGGCCGATCTCGCCGAGCTCGAAGGACCAGCGGCTGCACGTCGACGACAGCGTGACGGACCACGTCCCGTTCTCGGTCGTCGAGCTGGCGGGCGCCACGCTGATCGGCACCGCGACGCTGTGGGGGATCGACACCCACCACCGGTCCGCGCACGTCGGGCTGGGGCTGCTGCCGTCCGCGCGCGGCAAGGGTTACGGCAGCGACGTGGTCGCGGTGCTGTGCCACTACGGCTTCGTGGTGCGCGGCCTGCAGCGGCTGCAGATCGAGACGCTGGCGGACAACTTCGCGATGCTGCGCGCGGCCGAGCGGAACGGCTTCGTGCGGGAGGGCGTGCTGCGCAAGTCGGCGTGGGTGATGGGCGAGTTCCTGGACGAGGTGCTGCTGGGACTCCTGGCCCACGAGTGGACGGCGCGCTAG
- a CDS encoding wax ester/triacylglycerol synthase family O-acyltransferase: protein MAGRQLSGLDVAFLCLEGESTPMHMGAAVIFQPDAPVDPHRVADLLAGRARRIPRLRQRFRSSLFPPGGATWVEDPEFDPRRHIHVHRLSGFYADDPLATHAAEWMEQPLPMDRPLWDLHVVTGLADGRFALLLKLHHAFTDGAGAFAVAAGLLDELPITRMLIEAADRPADPRSPLAALRDGVVEAVSQAGENAAIASAVLRAARPYPFSPLGAPDSASRRLGFVRLPLADIRTIRGTHGGTPNDVVLAVLAGALREWMINRGQRPDARTLRALIPVSMRAREGGLGANQLSGYLCDLPVHLDDPVRRLREIRWSMNRNKAAGPQRGAGALPVLADRLPPGLHRLATKVAGKAAGALFDTVITNVPLPKLDLTLDGAQLCEIYPFVPLAPRHAVGIAAATYADHVHIGLQMNGDAVSDTGSLRDAVLKSAAALYERSI from the coding sequence ATGGCTGGCCGTCAGCTCAGTGGGCTGGACGTGGCTTTCCTTTGCCTGGAAGGGGAATCGACCCCCATGCACATGGGGGCAGCGGTGATCTTCCAACCGGATGCACCCGTTGACCCGCATCGGGTGGCCGATTTGCTCGCCGGGCGCGCGAGACGTATCCCGCGCCTGCGCCAGCGGTTCCGCTCGTCGTTGTTCCCGCCGGGGGGAGCGACCTGGGTGGAGGACCCGGAATTCGATCCGCGCCGGCACATCCACGTGCACCGGCTGAGCGGGTTCTACGCCGACGATCCGCTCGCCACGCACGCGGCCGAGTGGATGGAGCAGCCGCTGCCGATGGACCGGCCGCTGTGGGACCTGCACGTGGTGACCGGCCTGGCGGACGGCCGGTTCGCGCTGCTGCTCAAGCTGCACCACGCGTTCACCGACGGCGCGGGGGCGTTCGCGGTGGCCGCCGGGCTGCTGGACGAGCTGCCGATCACCCGCATGCTCATCGAGGCGGCCGACCGGCCGGCCGATCCCCGTTCGCCGCTGGCGGCGCTGCGGGACGGGGTCGTGGAGGCGGTCAGCCAGGCCGGGGAGAACGCGGCGATCGCGTCGGCGGTCCTGCGTGCCGCGCGGCCGTACCCGTTCTCCCCGTTGGGGGCGCCGGATTCGGCCAGCCGGCGGCTCGGGTTCGTCCGGTTGCCGCTCGCCGACATCCGCACCATCCGCGGCACGCACGGCGGCACGCCCAACGACGTGGTGCTCGCCGTCCTGGCCGGCGCGCTGCGGGAGTGGATGATCAACCGCGGGCAGCGCCCAGACGCGCGCACGCTGCGGGCCCTGATCCCGGTGAGCATGCGGGCGCGTGAGGGCGGCTTGGGCGCCAACCAGCTGTCCGGTTACCTGTGCGATCTGCCGGTGCACCTGGACGATCCCGTGCGGCGGTTGCGGGAGATCCGCTGGTCGATGAACCGGAACAAGGCGGCGGGGCCGCAGCGCGGGGCGGGTGCGCTGCCGGTGCTGGCCGACCGGTTGCCGCCGGGGCTGCACCGGCTGGCGACGAAGGTGGCCGGGAAGGCCGCGGGGGCCCTGTTCGACACCGTGATCACGAACGTGCCGCTGCCGAAGCTGGACCTGACCCTGGACGGCGCGCAGTTGTGCGAGATCTACCCGTTCGTGCCGCTGGCGCCGCGGCACGCGGTGGGCATCGCGGCGGCCACGTACGCCGACCACGTCCACATCGGACTGCAAATGAACGGCGACGCGGTGTCCGACACCGGTTCGCTGCGGGACGCCGTGCTGAAGTCGGCCGCTGCTCTGTACGAGCGGTCGATCTAA
- a CDS encoding class II 3-deoxy-7-phosphoheptulonate synthase, which produces MNWTVDVPVDTLPELPPLPPELRARLDDALSRPAAQQPEWPDADAVGRVRHLLEAVPPITVPAEIDRLQDRLAMVARGEAFLLQGGDCAETFESNTEPHIRANLRTLLQMAVVLTYGASLPVVKVGRIAGQYAKPRSNSTDALGLPVYRGDIVNSLVAKPELRVPDPGRMIRAYANSGAAMNLVRALTGAGMADLAQVHDWNKDFVRTSPAGERYEALAGEIDRGLRFMSACGVSDTSLHSTEIFASHEALLLDYERAMLRMDNANAANPKLYNLSSHFLWIGERTRQLDGAHIALAELLANPIGVKIGPTTTPEQAVEYVERLDPRNQPGRVTLISRMGNGKVRDVLPAIVEKVEATGHKVIWQCDPMHGNTHESSSGYKTRHFDRIIDEVQGFFEVHHKLGSYPGGIHIELTGEDVTECLGGAQEISDSDLAGRYETACDPRLNTQQSLELAFLVAEMLRG; this is translated from the coding sequence GTGAACTGGACCGTGGACGTGCCCGTCGACACCCTTCCCGAGCTGCCGCCCCTGCCGCCGGAACTGCGTGCCCGGCTGGACGACGCCCTGTCCCGCCCCGCCGCCCAGCAGCCGGAGTGGCCCGACGCCGACGCGGTCGGCCGGGTCCGCCACCTGCTCGAGGCCGTGCCGCCCATCACCGTGCCCGCCGAGATCGACCGGCTCCAGGACCGCCTCGCCATGGTCGCCCGCGGCGAGGCCTTCCTGCTCCAGGGCGGCGACTGCGCCGAGACGTTCGAGTCCAACACCGAGCCGCACATCCGCGCCAACCTGCGCACGCTGCTGCAGATGGCCGTCGTCCTCACCTACGGCGCCAGCCTGCCCGTCGTGAAGGTCGGGCGCATCGCAGGCCAGTACGCCAAGCCGCGCTCCAACAGCACCGACGCGCTCGGCCTGCCCGTCTACCGCGGCGACATCGTCAACTCGCTCGTCGCCAAGCCCGAGCTGCGCGTCCCCGACCCGGGCCGCATGATCCGCGCCTACGCCAACTCCGGTGCGGCGATGAACCTGGTCCGCGCCCTCACCGGCGCCGGCATGGCCGACCTCGCCCAGGTGCACGACTGGAACAAGGACTTCGTGCGCACCTCGCCCGCCGGCGAGCGCTACGAGGCGCTGGCCGGTGAGATCGACCGCGGCCTGCGGTTCATGTCCGCCTGCGGCGTCAGCGACACCTCGCTGCACTCCACCGAGATCTTCGCCAGCCACGAGGCCCTGCTGCTCGACTACGAGCGCGCCATGCTGCGGATGGACAACGCCAACGCGGCCAACCCGAAGCTGTACAACCTCTCGTCGCACTTCCTCTGGATCGGCGAGCGCACCCGCCAGCTCGACGGCGCCCACATCGCCCTCGCCGAACTGCTGGCCAACCCCATCGGCGTCAAGATCGGCCCGACCACCACGCCCGAACAGGCCGTGGAGTACGTCGAACGCCTCGACCCGCGCAACCAGCCCGGCCGCGTCACCCTCATCTCCCGCATGGGCAACGGCAAGGTCCGCGACGTCCTGCCGGCCATCGTGGAAAAGGTCGAGGCCACCGGCCACAAGGTCATCTGGCAGTGCGACCCGATGCACGGCAACACGCACGAGTCGTCCAGCGGCTACAAGACCCGCCACTTCGACCGCATCATCGACGAGGTCCAGGGCTTCTTCGAGGTGCACCACAAGCTCGGCAGCTACCCCGGCGGCATCCACATCGAGCTCACCGGCGAGGACGTCACCGAGTGCCTCGGCGGGGCGCAGGAGATCTCCGACTCCGACCTCGCCGGGCGGTACGAGACGGCCTGTGATCCGCGGCTGAACACGCAGCAGTCGCTGGAGTTGGCGTTCCTGGTGGCTGAGATGTTGCGGGGCTAG
- a CDS encoding 2'-5' RNA ligase family protein: MPVPDAQWLRRATKSAIVVPVPETDHLVTRHRRTVPAHVTVLYPFVAPRDIDAGTVADLEAALVGIEAFECEFSQVGWFGSEVVWLAPEPDEHFRALTHAVCERFPAHPPYGGEHPDTVPHLTVVDHRTGDAHTRRRAAAELAAALPVRAWIDRVHLVAGEDEHGPWRTVATFELPAPLQRPREAAEDYFAS; this comes from the coding sequence ATGCCGGTCCCCGACGCGCAGTGGCTTCGCCGTGCCACGAAGAGTGCCATCGTCGTCCCCGTCCCCGAGACGGACCACCTGGTCACCCGGCATCGACGGACCGTGCCGGCGCACGTGACCGTGCTGTACCCGTTCGTCGCGCCGCGGGACATCGACGCCGGGACGGTGGCCGATCTGGAGGCCGCGCTGGTCGGCATCGAGGCGTTCGAGTGCGAGTTTTCGCAGGTCGGGTGGTTCGGCTCGGAGGTGGTGTGGCTGGCGCCGGAGCCGGACGAGCACTTCCGGGCGCTGACGCATGCGGTGTGCGAACGATTCCCGGCGCACCCGCCCTACGGCGGCGAGCACCCCGACACGGTCCCCCACCTGACGGTGGTGGACCACCGCACGGGCGACGCCCACACCCGGCGGCGCGCGGCGGCGGAACTGGCCGCGGCGCTCCCGGTGCGGGCCTGGATCGACCGCGTGCACCTGGTGGCGGGCGAGGACGAACACGGCCCGTGGCGCACGGTGGCGACCTTCGAGCTGCCCGCACCGCTACAGCGCCCGAGGGAAGCCGCCGAAGACTACTTCGCTTCTTGA
- the pknB gene encoding Stk1 family PASTA domain-containing Ser/Thr kinase yields the protein MTSTETSLAGTLLERRYRVDGLLARGGMSAVYRGSDTRLDRPVAIKIMDPRFADDRSFVERFEREARLAAKLHHPNVVTVHDQGVDVAGDRSHVFLVMELVDGGTLRDLLDQRGKLDVPLALSVAEQMLAALSAAHQAGLVHRDVKPENVLIGATGHPPTGVVKVADFGLVRAVASAGTTSSSIILGTVSYLAPEQVTTGMAGERGDVYSAGIVLYEMLTGQVPYTGDTAISVAYRHVNDDVPAPSTVEPGLPAVLDDLVLRATRRDPEARPADAAAFLQELRRVRAALGIAPAPIPVLPPKEVPAPPAAPAPSVDPEKTVPAFSPVATTDPIAGPRGTRAMVRPQAAPVPPPAPAPPREDLKTFVQRRPVVLWAVIATLVVALVGAGVWWFSVGEDAADSIAIPPVAGLDQATAEKTLHDAGLSVTVTRQFSDTVAAGKAIGSDPQAGTSVQKSSSVTLVLSSGRPTVPDISPGTELAQAEAAVKAAGLTPRRDESIDTYSSTVPAGKVLVVDPKPGTQLTIGSPVRIGLSQGPPPSPVPSVVGLSRNEAFQRLREAGFEPYDAGTEFSADVPSGSVTRTTPAAGTTIDGHGDKRVGVFTSTAVQVPSVLGRPVQDAIQLLTDAGLQAEVKGRTRNFSIVVGQDPQPGEHVERGKKVKLQVFP from the coding sequence CTCGCGCGGGGCGGCATGTCGGCCGTCTACCGGGGGTCGGACACGAGGCTGGACCGTCCGGTCGCCATCAAGATCATGGACCCGCGCTTCGCCGACGACCGGTCGTTCGTCGAGCGCTTCGAGCGCGAGGCACGGCTGGCCGCGAAGCTGCACCACCCGAACGTGGTCACGGTGCACGACCAGGGCGTCGACGTGGCAGGCGACCGCTCGCACGTGTTCCTCGTGATGGAGCTGGTCGACGGCGGAACGCTGCGCGATCTGCTGGACCAGCGGGGCAAGCTCGACGTGCCGCTGGCGCTGAGCGTGGCCGAGCAGATGCTCGCCGCGTTGTCGGCCGCGCACCAGGCCGGCCTGGTGCACCGCGACGTGAAGCCGGAGAACGTGCTGATCGGCGCCACCGGCCACCCGCCGACCGGGGTGGTGAAAGTCGCCGACTTCGGCCTCGTGCGGGCCGTCGCGAGCGCGGGCACCACCAGTTCGAGCATCATCCTGGGCACCGTCTCCTACCTGGCGCCCGAGCAGGTCACGACCGGCATGGCGGGCGAGCGCGGCGACGTCTACTCGGCGGGCATCGTGCTCTACGAGATGCTCACCGGCCAGGTGCCCTACACCGGCGACACCGCCATCTCGGTTGCCTACCGGCACGTGAACGACGACGTCCCGGCGCCCAGCACGGTCGAACCCGGTCTGCCCGCGGTGCTGGACGACCTGGTGCTGCGCGCCACGCGGCGCGACCCGGAAGCGCGGCCGGCCGACGCCGCCGCGTTCCTGCAGGAGTTGCGCCGCGTGCGGGCGGCGCTGGGCATCGCGCCCGCGCCGATCCCGGTGCTGCCGCCGAAGGAGGTGCCCGCCCCGCCTGCCGCGCCCGCCCCGTCGGTGGACCCGGAGAAGACCGTGCCCGCGTTCTCGCCGGTCGCGACCACGGACCCGATCGCAGGCCCGCGCGGCACCCGCGCGATGGTCCGCCCGCAGGCCGCGCCCGTGCCGCCGCCCGCGCCCGCGCCGCCGCGCGAGGACCTGAAGACGTTCGTCCAGCGCCGCCCGGTCGTGCTGTGGGCGGTCATCGCCACGCTGGTGGTGGCGCTGGTCGGCGCCGGGGTGTGGTGGTTCAGCGTCGGCGAGGACGCCGCCGACTCGATCGCGATCCCGCCGGTGGCCGGCCTGGACCAGGCCACGGCGGAGAAGACGCTGCACGACGCCGGCCTGTCGGTGACCGTGACCCGCCAGTTCAGCGACACCGTCGCGGCGGGTAAGGCGATCGGCAGCGATCCGCAGGCCGGGACGTCGGTGCAGAAGAGCAGCTCGGTCACCCTGGTGTTGTCCTCGGGCCGGCCGACGGTGCCCGACATCAGCCCGGGCACCGAGCTGGCGCAGGCGGAGGCGGCCGTCAAGGCGGCCGGGCTCACGCCCCGGCGGGACGAGAGCATCGACACCTACAGCAGTACGGTGCCCGCCGGGAAGGTGCTCGTGGTCGACCCGAAGCCCGGAACGCAGCTCACCATCGGCTCGCCGGTGCGGATCGGCCTGTCGCAGGGCCCGCCGCCGTCGCCGGTGCCCAGCGTCGTCGGGTTGAGCCGGAATGAGGCCTTCCAGCGGTTGAGGGAGGCCGGATTCGAGCCCTACGATGCCGGCACCGAGTTCTCCGCGGACGTGCCGAGCGGCAGCGTCACCCGCACCACTCCGGCAGCAGGGACCACCATCGACGGCCATGGCGACAAGCGGGTCGGCGTGTTCACCTCCACCGCGGTCCAGGTCCCGTCCGTGCTCGGACGCCCGGTGCAGGACGCGATCCAGCTGCTCACCGACGCCGGCCTGCAGGCCGAGGTCAAGGGCCGCACGCGGAACTTCTCCATCGTCGTCGGCCAGGATCCCCAGCCCGGCGAGCACGTCGAACGCGGCAAAAAGGTGAAATTGCAAGTATTTCCTTGA